In one window of Candidatus Hinthialibacter antarcticus DNA:
- a CDS encoding Gfo/Idh/MocA family oxidoreductase — protein sequence MSEKKFVPSQSNSSKPSRRRFMKGAAATGALAAAPAFFPAKVLGLEGSVAPNDKIILGGIGIGNRGRTVLRWMLRQPDVYFVASCDPQVERVNIIKEMVDQTNSNSDCKTYHNVHEFLEARTDIDAVLSTTGDRWHALAAILAMRAGKDVYSEKPSCMTIAEGQAVVDTSKRYGRIYQTGTQRLSGDQFVFCNESVRLGRLGNVHTVRAHIAPWDAAEMRHDWLPGQPEPPKSETDWDHWLGPCPWRPYHADYCKGAWRGHYDFHTSCIGEWGAHTFPQCQDAIEMIDQAAMEYGYVNNVSGDGMVTKFSNGISMVLERDMDKKYWHGSCGVRYEGEEGWVATADGYEKVEASSPALLADFKKIVNEYAERTGRAVGDVSEHARNFLDCVRSRKQTVANAPAMHHTMSTVHAANICMWLKRDLKYDPFKQEFNDDEANRLRTRAQREPWIM from the coding sequence ATGTCTGAAAAAAAATTCGTACCGAGTCAAAGCAACTCGTCAAAGCCTTCCCGACGCCGGTTTATGAAAGGGGCCGCCGCCACGGGCGCGTTGGCCGCTGCTCCAGCGTTTTTCCCCGCGAAGGTATTGGGATTAGAAGGATCGGTCGCCCCGAACGACAAGATCATTCTTGGCGGCATTGGTATCGGCAACCGAGGACGTACCGTCTTGCGTTGGATGCTTCGCCAACCAGACGTATATTTTGTCGCATCCTGCGATCCTCAAGTCGAACGCGTGAATATTATCAAAGAAATGGTAGATCAAACAAACAGCAACAGTGATTGCAAAACCTACCACAACGTTCATGAGTTTCTTGAAGCCCGTACAGACATTGACGCCGTGCTCAGCACCACTGGCGACCGTTGGCACGCGCTGGCCGCGATCTTAGCCATGCGCGCGGGCAAAGACGTGTACTCGGAAAAACCGTCCTGCATGACGATTGCTGAAGGCCAGGCCGTCGTCGATACCTCAAAACGGTATGGACGCATTTACCAAACAGGGACCCAACGCCTCAGCGGCGACCAGTTCGTCTTCTGTAATGAAAGCGTTCGCCTGGGCCGTTTGGGCAATGTCCACACCGTCCGCGCTCACATCGCGCCTTGGGACGCCGCCGAAATGCGCCACGACTGGCTGCCCGGTCAGCCCGAACCGCCCAAGAGCGAAACCGACTGGGACCATTGGCTTGGACCCTGCCCCTGGCGCCCCTATCACGCTGACTACTGCAAAGGCGCATGGCGCGGTCACTACGACTTCCACACCAGCTGCATCGGCGAGTGGGGGGCGCACACCTTCCCGCAGTGCCAGGACGCCATCGAGATGATCGACCAGGCGGCGATGGAATACGGCTACGTCAACAATGTTTCCGGCGACGGCATGGTTACCAAATTCTCAAACGGCATCAGCATGGTGCTCGAACGCGATATGGACAAAAAATACTGGCACGGCTCCTGCGGCGTTCGTTATGAAGGCGAAGAAGGCTGGGTCGCCACCGCCGATGGATACGAAAAAGTCGAAGCCTCATCCCCTGCCTTGCTGGCTGATTTCAAAAAAATCGTCAATGAATACGCCGAACGCACGGGACGCGCCGTCGGCGACGTTTCAGAACACGCGCGCAACTTCTTGGATTGCGTCCGTTCACGCAAACAGACCGTCGCCAACGCTCCGGCTATGCACCATACCATGAGCACGGTTCACGCCGCAAATATCTGCATGTGGCTCAAACGCGACCTCAAGTATGATCCATTCAAACAAGAGTTTAACGATGATGAAGCCAACCGCCTCCGCACCCGCGCTCAACGCGAACCGTGGATCATGTAA
- a CDS encoding twin-arginine translocation signal domain-containing protein, with the protein MLKYKPSNGSMISRRTVLKGAAAGAAILTLPNIITAAENPFKTQGPEGHRYESNENWAQVPKHISLGYTHGVCVDSNGRVIVHHTGKDSVILFDDKGKFIKSWGNEFEGGAHGLTVSKEGGDEFLYLTDTARDVMVKTTLDGKEIYTIGLPKEAGVYNDDVQYTPTNVAIAPNGDVYIADGYGSSFIHQFNKNAEYIRTWGGKGSEDGKMNCPHGITIDTRGDKPLVLVADRANVRLQYFTLDGKHVKNVTNELRHPCHFDEYKGELLVPDLFGRVTLFDKNDKLIAHLGGDSDWNKPDKYPNVPKDTLVTGKFVSPHSACYDADGNIFVAEWINYGRVTKMARV; encoded by the coding sequence ATGTTGAAATATAAGCCTTCAAATGGTTCCATGATTTCCCGCCGTACCGTATTAAAAGGGGCCGCGGCTGGAGCGGCAATTCTAACTTTGCCGAATATCATTACCGCCGCCGAGAATCCATTCAAAACCCAAGGGCCGGAAGGCCACCGTTACGAATCAAACGAAAACTGGGCGCAGGTGCCGAAACACATCTCGCTTGGTTACACCCACGGCGTCTGCGTCGATTCGAATGGTCGCGTCATCGTCCACCACACAGGAAAAGATTCCGTCATTCTTTTTGATGACAAAGGCAAGTTCATCAAATCATGGGGCAACGAGTTTGAAGGCGGCGCCCACGGCCTCACCGTCAGCAAAGAAGGCGGCGATGAGTTTTTATATCTCACCGACACGGCCCGCGACGTCATGGTCAAGACGACCCTCGACGGCAAAGAAATTTATACCATCGGGCTTCCTAAAGAGGCAGGCGTTTATAACGATGACGTTCAATATACGCCGACCAACGTCGCGATTGCTCCAAACGGCGACGTGTATATTGCTGACGGTTATGGCTCGAGTTTCATTCATCAATTCAACAAAAACGCTGAGTATATCCGCACCTGGGGCGGCAAAGGCAGCGAAGACGGTAAGATGAACTGCCCGCACGGCATCACCATCGACACACGCGGCGATAAGCCGCTGGTTCTCGTCGCCGACCGCGCCAATGTGCGCCTGCAATATTTCACACTCGACGGCAAGCACGTCAAAAACGTCACCAACGAACTGCGCCACCCCTGCCACTTCGACGAATACAAGGGTGAATTACTGGTTCCCGATTTATTTGGGCGCGTCACTCTCTTCGATAAGAATGACAAACTCATCGCGCACCTGGGCGGCGATTCTGACTGGAACAAACCCGACAAATACCCGAACGTGCCCAAAGATACGCTGGTCACGGGCAAGTTCGTCTCGCCGCATAGCGCCTGCTATGACGCAGACGGCAACATCTTCGTGGCCGAATGGATCAACTACGGACGCGTGACAAAAATGGCCCGCGTATAA
- a CDS encoding Gfo/Idh/MocA family oxidoreductase: protein MKQENPSRRNFLQTSAKAAATSTFVLVNRNVMGANDAIRIGSIGCGGRGGWHMGWIHRSSEVVPAKITAVCDVWDAKLDSASELVEQRFEQKPTRYKDYKKLLENPDIDAVIIATPDHQHSSQLIDAVQAGKDVYVEKPIASNLEILNNAYDVVTKSDRVVQNGSQGRSSKGALAAKRFIQEGKIGKVLRIEESRSAYNPYWNYYQQPKSPNVTDWDGFQMHLPKKPFDADEHGNWMGYDRFSPNTIGGWMSHLSDFVHFLTDCGMPQTSVAHGGIYSPTSENQRTNPDTVTAIVDYAEGFSTLFTTHFGNGANNYTLLFGTKGTMKLNDPDGNVDGIRPLVSGEGSEHPDRLPDEYRELDEIAQDDHMINWLKCIKSRKQPNAHMKYGYMQGVAVLLADQARVHERKMRFDEKKRLILPV from the coding sequence ATGAAACAAGAAAACCCTTCCCGTAGAAATTTTCTTCAGACGTCCGCCAAGGCGGCTGCGACCTCCACCTTTGTTTTAGTAAACCGAAACGTCATGGGCGCCAACGACGCCATCCGCATCGGCTCCATTGGCTGCGGCGGTCGCGGCGGTTGGCACATGGGCTGGATTCACCGCTCATCCGAAGTTGTCCCGGCGAAAATCACCGCCGTCTGCGACGTATGGGACGCGAAACTCGACAGCGCCAGCGAATTAGTTGAGCAGCGCTTCGAACAAAAACCCACGCGCTACAAAGATTATAAAAAACTCTTAGAGAACCCTGACATTGATGCGGTCATCATCGCCACGCCCGACCATCAACACAGCAGTCAGCTCATCGACGCCGTCCAAGCGGGCAAAGACGTATACGTCGAAAAACCTATCGCTTCGAATCTTGAAATCCTCAACAATGCGTATGATGTGGTGACGAAATCCGACCGCGTTGTGCAGAACGGGTCCCAGGGCCGCAGCAGCAAAGGCGCGTTGGCGGCGAAGCGCTTTATCCAGGAAGGAAAGATCGGCAAAGTATTACGCATCGAAGAAAGCCGCAGCGCTTATAACCCCTATTGGAACTACTACCAGCAACCCAAAAGCCCCAATGTCACCGATTGGGACGGCTTTCAGATGCACTTGCCCAAGAAGCCCTTTGACGCCGACGAACACGGCAACTGGATGGGTTATGATCGCTTCTCGCCCAACACCATCGGCGGTTGGATGAGCCACCTGAGCGATTTTGTTCACTTTCTCACCGACTGTGGAATGCCGCAAACCTCCGTCGCGCATGGAGGCATTTACTCGCCCACCTCAGAAAACCAGCGCACCAATCCCGACACGGTTACCGCCATCGTCGATTACGCCGAAGGCTTTAGTACGCTGTTCACGACACACTTCGGCAACGGCGCCAACAATTACACCCTACTGTTTGGAACCAAGGGAACGATGAAACTTAACGATCCTGACGGCAACGTCGACGGCATTCGCCCGCTCGTGTCAGGCGAAGGCAGCGAGCATCCCGACCGCCTGCCGGATGAGTATCGCGAGTTGGATGAAATCGCCCAAGACGACCACATGATTAACTGGTTGAAGTGCATTAAAAGCCGCAAACAGCCTAATGCCCACATGAAATACGGCTACATGCAGGGCGTCGCCGTCTTGCTCGCCGACCAGGCGCGCGTACACGAACGCAAGATGCGCTTCGATGAAAAGAAACGACTGATTCTGCCTGTGTGA
- a CDS encoding RES family NAD+ phosphorylase, with the protein MDRLSDIELMDALSEYDPESFNGTVFRVTRKNSDPVAPSISGGRWALPSSTENKGTPVLYTSMEPEGAKSEISFILAQQNPIPTKKLCFHTIQVSLNKVVRLQNEDLQKLGVDLIEFTARDYAATQRIGYAIDFLGFDGLIAPSARWECENLMIYADNHSMDENLEVVETVEFDWLGWAQKQQII; encoded by the coding sequence ATGGATAGACTGTCCGATATTGAATTGATGGATGCCTTGAGCGAGTACGATCCTGAATCTTTTAATGGGACGGTATTTCGCGTAACTCGAAAAAATTCTGACCCGGTTGCTCCATCGATCAGCGGGGGACGTTGGGCTTTGCCTTCGAGTACAGAGAACAAAGGAACCCCTGTTTTGTATACGAGTATGGAACCAGAAGGCGCTAAGTCTGAAATTTCTTTCATACTCGCTCAACAAAACCCAATACCCACAAAAAAATTATGCTTTCATACAATTCAAGTGAGTTTGAATAAAGTGGTTCGATTACAGAATGAAGACTTACAGAAATTAGGCGTTGATTTAATTGAATTCACTGCGCGAGATTACGCTGCAACGCAGAGAATTGGCTATGCAATTGACTTTTTAGGTTTTGATGGATTGATTGCTCCTTCAGCCCGTTGGGAATGCGAAAATTTAATGATCTATGCAGACAACCACTCCATGGATGAAAACCTTGAAGTGGTTGAAACTGTAGAGTTCGATTGGCTAGGCTGGGCGCAAAAGCAGCAAATAATTTAA
- a CDS encoding MbcA/ParS/Xre antitoxin family protein: protein MVTSNALARKLESICVKGGMKQRDIALLLDTKAETVSRWNQGKNYPHPNTEQLLLELEYIIDQLSDFYEPSEARLWMFSPQKFLDGKKPADLVKSGKIEFVRQLVNQLRDSVYG, encoded by the coding sequence ATGGTCACCAGTAACGCATTAGCCAGAAAACTTGAATCTATTTGTGTAAAAGGTGGTATGAAGCAGAGAGATATCGCTCTCTTGCTTGATACCAAGGCGGAAACGGTTTCCCGGTGGAACCAAGGGAAAAATTATCCTCATCCCAATACAGAGCAACTCTTATTGGAATTGGAATATATCATTGACCAGTTGTCGGATTTTTATGAACCAAGTGAAGCGCGGTTGTGGATGTTTTCCCCTCAAAAATTTCTTGACGGTAAAAAACCTGCGGACTTGGTGAAATCGGGGAAAATAGAATTCGTCAGGCAATTGGTCAATCAGCTTCGGGATTCTGTTTATGGATAG
- a CDS encoding aminotransferase class IV, giving the protein MEQKFNPRNKDLLININGEMIHRDKAGVSPFDSVVQGGDAVWEGLRVYDGRIFRLREHLERLQHSAKALAFAEVPEQDYFIQEIRRTLQANNMRDGVHIRLTLTRGVKVTSGMDPRLNQSGPTLIVLAEHKPPVYDKSGITLVTSSLRRIPADMFDQKIHSNNLIPSILAKIQANAAGADDALMLDKDGFIAETNATHVFIVKDGVVMTSHTKACPEGITRSVVLEICEQNSIPHEVKDISLTEAYRADEMFCTGTMGEIAPVVKVDGRCIGDGNLSPLTQRLSDLFAQLTAKEGEVVV; this is encoded by the coding sequence ATGGAACAAAAGTTTAATCCACGCAACAAAGACTTGCTCATTAATATCAATGGAGAAATGATTCATCGCGACAAAGCGGGCGTCAGCCCGTTTGATTCGGTGGTGCAGGGCGGCGACGCGGTGTGGGAAGGTTTGCGCGTTTATGATGGGCGCATTTTTCGCCTGCGCGAACACCTGGAGCGCTTACAGCATTCCGCCAAGGCGCTGGCGTTCGCTGAGGTTCCAGAGCAGGACTATTTCATTCAGGAAATCCGCCGTACGCTGCAAGCGAACAACATGCGCGACGGCGTCCACATTCGCCTGACGTTAACCCGGGGCGTGAAGGTCACCAGCGGCATGGATCCGCGTCTCAACCAAAGCGGGCCGACGTTGATTGTGCTCGCTGAACATAAGCCGCCAGTTTACGATAAGAGCGGCATTACGTTGGTAACCTCGTCGTTGCGGCGGATTCCGGCGGACATGTTTGACCAGAAAATCCATTCTAATAATCTGATCCCGTCCATACTCGCCAAGATACAGGCCAACGCGGCGGGCGCTGATGATGCGCTGATGCTCGACAAGGACGGCTTCATCGCCGAGACCAACGCCACCCATGTATTCATCGTCAAAGACGGCGTGGTGATGACCTCGCATACCAAGGCCTGCCCGGAGGGAATCACCCGTTCGGTGGTGTTGGAAATCTGCGAGCAAAATTCAATCCCGCATGAAGTGAAAGACATCTCGCTGACTGAGGCCTATCGCGCGGATGAAATGTTCTGCACGGGAACCATGGGAGAAATCGCGCCGGTGGTCAAAGTCGATGGCCGCTGTATCGGCGACGGCAACCTCAGCCCGCTCACCCAACGGCTCAGCGACCTCTTCGCCCAACTCACCGCCAAAGAAGGCGAAGTTGTGGTGTGA
- a CDS encoding zinc-binding alcohol dehydrogenase family protein translates to MKSIILDEPGAFRACECDAPASIQPGEARVRVHRLGVCGTDLHAYRGKQPFFEYPRILGHELGVEILEVGENDFDLKPGDRCAIEPYLNCGGCIACRRGKPNCCANMKVLGVHVDGGMREQFVVPVEKLHVSKTLSFDQLSLVETIGIGAHAVNRARVQPGETVMVIGCGPIGLGTMAMAKAEGADVIALDMNPSRLEFCQATLGIEHTIKADENAAEEITKRNFGEFPTVVFDCTGNKDSMRQALHYLSHGGRLVYVGLFIGDFSLPDPEFHKRETTLLSSRNATSEDMQRVMRYMEAGTIDVKPWITHRVTADAMPGEFESWLQPDAGVVKAVVEWS, encoded by the coding sequence ATGAAAAGCATAATTCTTGATGAACCCGGCGCCTTTCGCGCTTGTGAGTGTGACGCGCCTGCTTCCATTCAACCCGGCGAGGCGCGGGTGCGCGTTCATCGCCTGGGCGTGTGCGGCACAGACCTGCACGCCTATCGCGGCAAGCAGCCGTTCTTTGAATATCCGCGCATTCTGGGGCATGAACTGGGCGTGGAAATTCTTGAAGTCGGCGAAAATGATTTCGACTTAAAGCCCGGCGACCGTTGCGCTATTGAGCCATACTTGAATTGCGGCGGTTGTATCGCATGCCGCCGGGGAAAGCCCAACTGCTGCGCGAATATGAAAGTCTTGGGCGTCCACGTCGACGGCGGGATGCGCGAGCAGTTTGTGGTTCCCGTCGAAAAACTGCATGTCTCAAAGACGCTTTCATTCGATCAACTCTCGTTGGTTGAAACCATCGGCATCGGCGCCCATGCGGTCAATCGCGCTCGCGTACAGCCGGGCGAAACCGTGATGGTGATTGGCTGCGGCCCGATTGGATTGGGAACGATGGCGATGGCGAAAGCCGAAGGCGCCGATGTAATCGCACTCGATATGAACCCATCGCGTCTCGAATTCTGCCAAGCGACGCTTGGGATTGAACATACGATTAAAGCAGACGAGAACGCTGCTGAGGAAATCACAAAACGAAATTTTGGCGAGTTTCCGACGGTGGTGTTTGATTGCACGGGCAATAAAGATTCAATGCGGCAGGCGCTACATTATCTTTCGCACGGCGGTCGGCTGGTGTATGTCGGGCTGTTTATCGGCGACTTTTCGTTGCCTGACCCCGAATTTCACAAACGCGAAACCACCTTGCTTTCCAGCCGCAACGCGACTTCAGAAGACATGCAGCGAGTGATGCGTTATATGGAAGCGGGAACCATCGACGTGAAGCCCTGGATCACCCATCGCGTCACGGCGGACGCTATGCCCGGCGAGTTTGAATCATGGCTGCAACCCGACGCGGGCGTAGTTAAAGCGGTGGTCGAGTGGTCGTAA
- a CDS encoding aldo/keto reductase: protein MKYNQLGKTGLKVSALSYGASPLGGVFHSVREDEGVRTVHTAIDLGINYIDCSPYYGLTKAETLLGKALRGIGRDQYILATKVGRYGDDEFDFSAKRVTRSVDESLQRLQVDHVDIIQCHDIEFGSIDQVVNEGIPALYKLREQGKIRFVGITGLPLKLFRTVLDQIEVDAILSYCHYALNDVLLVDWLPYLQQKNVGVISASPLSMGLLTDVGPPDWHPAPQEICETCAKAAAFCRDKGANIAKLALQYALQCDEIHTTLVGTARVENIERNVEWMNEPLDEELLQEVLAILKPIHNQTWPSGREENN from the coding sequence ATGAAATATAACCAACTTGGGAAAACCGGGCTCAAAGTATCTGCACTCAGTTACGGCGCTTCGCCGTTAGGCGGCGTGTTTCACAGCGTTCGCGAAGATGAAGGCGTCCGCACAGTTCATACCGCGATTGATCTTGGGATCAATTACATTGATTGCTCGCCGTATTATGGTTTGACCAAAGCGGAGACGCTGTTAGGCAAAGCCTTGCGGGGAATTGGGCGCGACCAATACATTCTTGCGACCAAAGTCGGACGCTACGGAGATGATGAATTTGATTTCTCCGCAAAGCGCGTCACGCGCAGCGTGGACGAAAGTCTGCAACGTTTGCAGGTCGATCATGTCGATATCATCCAGTGTCACGATATTGAGTTTGGTTCGATTGATCAGGTGGTGAACGAAGGAATTCCTGCATTATATAAATTGCGCGAGCAGGGAAAAATCCGCTTCGTTGGAATTACTGGATTGCCGTTGAAATTATTTCGAACGGTCTTAGACCAGATCGAAGTGGATGCGATTTTGTCGTATTGCCATTATGCGTTGAATGATGTTTTGCTTGTGGATTGGTTGCCCTATTTGCAACAAAAAAATGTCGGCGTGATTAGTGCGTCTCCGTTGTCGATGGGATTGTTAACCGACGTCGGCCCGCCCGACTGGCACCCGGCGCCGCAGGAAATTTGCGAGACCTGCGCCAAAGCGGCGGCGTTCTGTCGCGACAAGGGCGCGAATATCGCTAAACTGGCGTTGCAGTATGCTTTGCAGTGCGACGAAATTCATACGACGTTGGTCGGTACGGCGCGCGTGGAAAATATCGAGCGCAATGTCGAATGGATGAATGAGCCGCTGGATGAAGAATTGCTGCAAGAGGTGTTGGCGATCTTGAAGCCCATTCATAATCAAACCTGGCCGAGTGGTCGTGAAGAAAATAACTGA
- a CDS encoding amidohydrolase family protein, with translation MIDSHQHFWQYTPEEYAWIGDNMTPLRRDCLPDDLKPLIDAAGVQGTVAVQARQCLDETQWLLQLAGANEWIVGVVGWVDLRSDALSAQLERFSKNKKLVGVRHVVHDEPDDEFLLREDFLRGIQMLADYDLAYDLLLFEKHLPVAIQFVETFPDHRIVLDHISKPLIKDRVLSPWDANLRELAKYPNVYCKVSGMVTEADWTNWTPDDLKPYLDVVFDAFGPERIMLGSDWPVCTVAGSYQDILNIPLNSIESLSIEDQEKIKSKNARRAYKLPI, from the coding sequence ATGATTGATTCTCACCAGCATTTTTGGCAGTATACCCCGGAAGAATACGCTTGGATTGGCGACAACATGACGCCGCTTCGGCGTGATTGTTTGCCGGATGATTTAAAGCCATTGATCGACGCTGCGGGTGTGCAGGGAACCGTCGCTGTCCAGGCGCGGCAATGCCTGGATGAAACCCAATGGCTGCTGCAATTGGCTGGCGCAAATGAGTGGATCGTCGGCGTGGTTGGCTGGGTTGACCTGCGCAGCGACGCACTTTCAGCGCAGTTAGAGCGCTTCTCAAAAAACAAAAAGTTGGTGGGCGTTCGTCACGTTGTTCACGATGAACCGGACGATGAGTTTTTGCTGCGCGAAGATTTTTTGCGCGGAATCCAGATGCTGGCTGATTACGATTTGGCGTATGACCTGTTGCTCTTTGAAAAACATCTTCCGGTTGCCATTCAATTCGTCGAAACGTTTCCCGATCACCGCATTGTTCTCGACCATATTTCAAAGCCGCTCATCAAAGATCGCGTTCTTTCGCCCTGGGACGCCAACCTGCGCGAACTGGCGAAATATCCGAATGTGTATTGCAAAGTTTCGGGCATGGTGACCGAAGCGGATTGGACGAATTGGACGCCAGACGACTTGAAGCCGTACCTCGATGTTGTGTTTGACGCGTTCGGCCCTGAACGTATTATGCTAGGCTCCGACTGGCCGGTTTGTACGGTTGCAGGCAGCTATCAAGACATTTTGAATATCCCGTTGAATTCCATCGAATCGCTTTCGATTGAAGACCAAGAAAAAATCAAATCCAAAAACGCGCGCCGCGCCTATAAACTACCAATATGA